In one Nostoc sp. KVJ3 genomic region, the following are encoded:
- a CDS encoding thioester reductase domain-containing protein, with translation MTIKQSFTANDIQIFLVSNLAKLLGVATDEIDVKEHLENYGLDSAQAMILVSNLEKLLGFQPSPLLLWHYPNIEALSQRLAEEVQEGSPVQDTKVVASNANAAPSVLDLGAEAVLDPTIHPGAASNVLVGEPKNIFLTGGTGFLGAFIIRELLQETKADIYCLVRAANAEEGKSKLKKNLEQYAIWQEEFSSRIIPIVGDLSQPLLGIGSEQFQILAANIDTIYHSAALLNYVFPYSALKAANVLGTQEVLRLACQVKVKPVHYVSSVAVFESTAYAGKVVKEQDEFNHWEGIYLGYSQTKWVAEKLVKIARDRGLPVTIHRPPLISGDSKTGICNTHDFINLMTKGCLQMGYFPDVDYMLDMSPVDYVSKAIVYLSRQKESIGKAFNLQHPQPAALKMLVEWIRSFGYSVEMIPYEKWQSELINNVTSADNPLYTLRPFLLERWSDEQLTIPDLYLQARRPHISCQDTLHALAGSSIACPPIDSQLFMTYTAYLIQSGFLNLA, from the coding sequence ATGACTATAAAACAGTCTTTCACAGCAAACGATATTCAAATATTTTTGGTATCTAATTTAGCTAAGTTGCTAGGAGTAGCAACTGATGAAATAGATGTCAAAGAACATTTAGAAAACTATGGTTTGGATTCAGCCCAAGCAATGATTCTAGTCAGTAACTTAGAAAAGTTGCTCGGATTTCAACCATCTCCGTTGCTATTGTGGCATTACCCAAATATTGAAGCTCTTTCACAACGTTTAGCTGAAGAAGTACAAGAAGGTTCACCAGTTCAAGATACAAAGGTGGTAGCCTCTAATGCTAACGCTGCACCCTCTGTTCTAGATTTAGGTGCTGAGGCTGTTCTTGACCCCACCATCCATCCTGGTGCTGCATCTAATGTACTTGTGGGTGAACCCAAGAACATCTTTTTAACTGGAGGAACCGGCTTTTTAGGAGCCTTTATCATCCGGGAATTGCTACAAGAAACTAAGGCAGATATCTATTGTTTAGTGCGTGCTGCTAATGCCGAAGAAGGCAAAAGCAAACTCAAAAAAAATCTGGAACAGTATGCAATTTGGCAGGAAGAATTTAGCTCCAGAATTATTCCAATTGTCGGCGATTTATCTCAGCCTTTGTTAGGTATTGGTTCGGAACAGTTTCAAATTTTAGCTGCCAATATTGACACCATCTATCATAGTGCTGCTTTGTTGAATTATGTTTTTCCATACTCAGCACTGAAAGCAGCCAATGTTTTAGGTACTCAAGAAGTTTTGAGATTGGCTTGTCAAGTAAAAGTCAAGCCTGTACATTACGTTTCTAGTGTGGCTGTTTTTGAATCCACTGCTTATGCTGGCAAGGTTGTTAAAGAACAGGATGAATTTAATCATTGGGAAGGCATTTATCTTGGTTACTCACAAACAAAATGGGTAGCTGAAAAATTAGTCAAAATTGCTCGTGACCGTGGACTTCCTGTAACTATCCACAGACCACCACTGATTTCAGGTGATAGCAAAACAGGCATTTGTAACACACATGACTTTATCAACTTGATGACCAAGGGCTGTCTACAAATGGGATATTTCCCTGATGTAGATTATATGTTGGATATGTCACCTGTAGACTATGTAAGTAAAGCGATTGTTTATCTATCACGCCAAAAAGAATCTATAGGTAAAGCTTTCAATTTACAACATCCCCAACCAGCCGCTTTGAAAATGCTAGTTGAGTGGATACGCTCTTTTGGTTATTCAGTTGAAATGATTCCTTATGAAAAATGGCAATCTGAGCTAATCAATAATGTGACTTCTGCTGACAATCCTTTGTATACTCTGCGACCATTTTTGCTGGAACGTTGGTCTGATGAACAACTGACTATTCCTGATTTGTATTTACAAGCTAGAAGACCCCATATTAGCTGCCAAGATACTCTTCATGCATTGGCAGGTAGTTCTATTGCTTGTCCTCCAATTGACTCTCAATTGTTTATGACTTATACAGCCTACTTGATTCAAAGCGGCTTCTTGAATCTCGCTTAG
- the hetI gene encoding 4'-phosphopantetheinyl transferase HetI, translated as MIGSNDIWQPAPTDLTLLQDEIHVWRIDLNQPESQLQNLTATLSSDEIARAERFYFPKHRQHFIAGRGSLRTILGRYLDIKPSQVQFNYQQRGKPVLADTFAESGLAFNLSHSQELGLCAVNCTRPIGVDLEYIRPMSDLEALAKRFFLPREYDMLRSLSPNQQQEVFFRYWTCKEAYLKATGDGLSQLEQVEVSLTPTEPAKLQLSEDWSLFELVPANNYVAAVAVANFGWDLKCWQY; from the coding sequence ATGATCGGTTCTAATGATATTTGGCAACCTGCACCAACAGATTTAACTCTATTACAGGATGAGATTCATGTCTGGCGCATAGACCTTAACCAACCAGAATCACAGCTACAAAATTTAACTGCAACTCTTTCCAGTGACGAAATAGCTCGTGCTGAACGATTCTATTTTCCCAAGCATCGGCAGCATTTCATCGCTGGTCGCGGTAGTCTGCGAACTATATTAGGTCGCTATTTGGATATTAAGCCGTCACAAGTTCAGTTTAATTATCAGCAGCGTGGTAAACCAGTATTAGCAGATACATTTGCCGAGAGTGGGCTGGCGTTTAATTTGTCTCACTCTCAAGAATTGGGTTTGTGTGCGGTGAATTGTACTCGCCCAATTGGTGTAGACCTAGAATATATTCGCCCGATGTCTGACTTGGAAGCTCTTGCCAAACGGTTCTTTTTACCGAGAGAATATGATATGTTGCGATCGCTATCTCCCAACCAACAGCAAGAAGTATTTTTCCGTTACTGGACTTGTAAGGAAGCTTATTTAAAAGCAACTGGAGACGGACTATCCCAGTTAGAGCAAGTTGAAGTGTCGTTGACTCCTACAGAACCGGCTAAGTTACAACTATCTGAAGACTGGAGTCTTTTTGAATTAGTACCTGCTAACAATTATGTCGCTGCTGTTGCTGTAGCAAATTTTGGCTGGGATTTAAAGTGCTGGCAGTATTAA
- a CDS encoding PfaD family polyunsaturated fatty acid/polyketide biosynthesis protein has translation MTTVDTVLSKHDNGLNFSTWSHNKNQVWKGSLETVSFEKQTIKDKLMVLNKPCYIVKVAGKIGVTNEGYLSPGDNGTTAQVELLTFAAPIRIQQFGDPNFLSSHGVKYAYVTGAMAGGIASEEMVIALGKEQILSSFGAGGLTPERLEAAINRIQQALPQGPYAFNLIHSPNEPATERRAVDLYLKYQVRTVEASAFLDLTPNIVYYRVAGLSLNNANQIEIKNKVIAKISRREVATKFLQPAPARIIKELLEQGLISELQANLAAKVPMADDITVEADSGGHTDNRPLVCLLPSIIALRDEIQAQYHYQTPIRIGVAGGIGTPQSALAAFMMGAAYVMTGSINQSCVESGACEHTKKLLAQAEMADMIMAPAADMFEMGVKLQVLKRGTMFPMRAQKLFELYRAYDSIESIPLAEKEKLEKQVFRKTIAEVWEGTAAYLSQKNPEKLGKAVNNPKLKMALIFRWYLGLSSRWSSSGEKGREVDYQIWCGPAMGGFNDWVRGSYLSEPNNRGVVDVANQIMTGAAFLYRVQNLKIQGLQTSDYYSQYHPVRSTSLLEI, from the coding sequence GTGACAACCGTAGATACGGTACTAAGTAAACACGATAATGGCCTTAACTTCTCCACTTGGTCTCATAACAAAAACCAGGTTTGGAAAGGTTCTTTAGAAACTGTATCTTTCGAGAAACAAACCATCAAAGATAAATTGATGGTGTTAAATAAACCCTGCTACATCGTGAAAGTTGCCGGAAAAATCGGTGTCACTAATGAGGGTTATTTATCCCCTGGTGATAATGGCACAACAGCACAGGTAGAACTGCTAACATTTGCAGCACCAATCCGCATTCAACAATTTGGAGATCCGAATTTTCTCTCTTCTCATGGAGTGAAATATGCTTACGTTACCGGCGCAATGGCTGGCGGAATTGCTTCCGAAGAAATGGTCATTGCACTCGGAAAAGAGCAAATCTTGAGTTCATTTGGTGCAGGTGGTTTAACTCCAGAACGTTTGGAAGCAGCCATAAATCGCATTCAACAAGCTTTACCTCAAGGGCCTTACGCATTTAATTTAATTCACAGCCCCAACGAACCTGCGACTGAACGCCGGGCTGTAGATTTATATCTCAAATATCAAGTGAGAACAGTAGAAGCATCTGCATTTCTCGACTTGACTCCCAACATTGTTTATTACCGTGTTGCTGGATTGAGTTTAAACAACGCCAATCAAATTGAAATCAAAAATAAAGTCATCGCCAAAATTTCTCGCCGAGAAGTAGCCACTAAATTTCTGCAACCAGCACCAGCGAGAATTATCAAAGAACTTCTGGAACAAGGATTAATTAGTGAGTTACAAGCAAATCTTGCCGCTAAAGTTCCGATGGCTGATGATATTACCGTCGAGGCTGATTCTGGAGGTCATACAGATAACCGTCCCTTAGTTTGTTTGCTACCTTCTATTATTGCCTTGCGGGATGAAATTCAAGCCCAATATCATTACCAAACACCAATTAGAATTGGTGTAGCAGGGGGAATTGGGACACCACAATCAGCATTAGCAGCTTTCATGATGGGTGCTGCTTATGTAATGACTGGTTCCATCAATCAATCATGCGTTGAATCTGGGGCTTGTGAACATACTAAAAAGTTATTAGCCCAAGCAGAAATGGCTGATATGATAATGGCCCCAGCAGCAGATATGTTTGAAATGGGAGTCAAATTGCAAGTTCTCAAACGGGGTACGATGTTCCCCATGCGAGCGCAGAAATTATTTGAACTCTATCGCGCTTATGATTCTATTGAAAGCATCCCCCTTGCAGAAAAAGAGAAGTTAGAAAAACAAGTTTTTCGTAAAACTATTGCTGAAGTATGGGAAGGAACTGCGGCTTATTTGTCCCAAAAGAATCCTGAGAAACTTGGGAAAGCAGTCAATAATCCTAAACTAAAAATGGCGTTGATTTTCCGCTGGTATCTAGGATTATCTTCTCGCTGGTCTAGTTCTGGTGAAAAAGGTAGAGAAGTCGATTATCAAATTTGGTGTGGCCCGGCAATGGGCGGTTTCAATGACTGGGTACGCGGTTCCTATCTTTCTGAACCAAATAATCGTGGTGTAGTTGATGTTGCTAATCAAATTATGACTGGTGCAGCCTTTTTGTATCGTGTCCAAAATTTGAAAATTCAAGGGCTGCAAACTTCCGATTATTACAGTCAATATCACCCTGTTCGTTCTACATCATTGTTGGAGATTTAA
- a CDS encoding YheT family hydrolase: protein MMCYTPSYNPSWFLQNGVMMTVYTALWGKRYWERTAKDPEPSYHEKIFVGGQGVPIFGLVAIPENAHSTIIGTYGITGELKTEWFLRVLGRKAYAQGYAVVLFDWRAHGKTAVLSPTLTSDGLYEGEDFVRIAAAAKAMGCPGKFWFTGYSLGGQLALWGVKVASEVISENEDLGLEDSDIGGGMVICPSLDSERSLSYLVTKPFGRYLEAGIAKNLKKLAWRIHDAHPGSIEPEAIERANSIWGFDNELVIKRLGFSSVEAYYQASSALQILPQISKPTLILYAADDPLFDPSIIPELQEACDRNPAIDLFLTQYGGHVGYLSSKECQRQVKDSDPWWAWNRVLEWLEEKRIA, encoded by the coding sequence ATGATGTGTTATACTCCCTCCTACAATCCGTCTTGGTTTTTACAAAACGGTGTGATGATGACTGTGTACACCGCTTTGTGGGGAAAGCGTTACTGGGAAAGGACAGCTAAAGACCCAGAACCGTCTTATCACGAAAAAATCTTTGTTGGTGGCCAAGGTGTGCCAATTTTCGGTTTGGTTGCCATCCCGGAAAATGCTCATAGCACGATTATCGGTACTTATGGCATTACTGGAGAGTTAAAAACAGAATGGTTTTTGAGAGTGCTAGGGCGTAAAGCTTATGCTCAAGGGTACGCTGTGGTGTTATTTGATTGGCGAGCCCACGGCAAAACGGCCGTTTTGTCCCCCACTCTAACTTCTGATGGTTTGTATGAGGGGGAAGATTTTGTTCGCATCGCCGCCGCAGCTAAGGCAATGGGATGTCCGGGTAAATTTTGGTTTACAGGGTATTCTTTAGGGGGGCAATTGGCGCTATGGGGAGTGAAGGTAGCAAGTGAGGTAATTAGTGAGAATGAAGATTTAGGGCTAGAAGATAGCGATATTGGTGGTGGTATGGTGATATGTCCGAGTTTGGATTCGGAGCGATCGCTATCTTATCTAGTTACAAAGCCCTTCGGCAGATATTTGGAAGCGGGGATTGCCAAGAATTTAAAAAAACTGGCATGGCGAATTCATGATGCTCATCCGGGAAGCATTGAACCAGAAGCCATTGAGCGGGCAAATAGTATTTGGGGTTTTGACAATGAACTGGTAATTAAACGGCTGGGTTTTTCTTCTGTGGAAGCATATTACCAAGCGAGTAGTGCTTTACAAATATTGCCGCAAATCTCAAAACCGACTTTGATTTTATATGCTGCCGATGACCCACTTTTTGACCCAAGTATCATACCGGAATTACAAGAAGCTTGCGATCGCAATCCCGCAATAGATTTGTTTCTGACTCAATACGGCGGCCATGTTGGCTATTTGAGTAGCAAAGAGTGTCAGCGCCAAGTAAAGGATTCCGATCCTTGGTGGGCATGGAATCGGGTTTTAGAATGGTTGGAGGAAAAGCGAATAGCCTAG
- a CDS encoding SDR family NAD(P)-dependent oxidoreductase yields MNTTHQGRSKKTALITGAAGGIGYELACIFAAHDYNLVLVDRNGLKLVEIAGKFQEKFGNFVKTIVKDLSISTAPDEIFTELQKADINVDVLVNNAGFGIYGLFHETDLATELEMLQVNLVCLTHLTKLFVKQMVKQGEGKILNVSSAAAFQPGPLMAVYFATKAYILSFSEAIANELEGTGVTVTVLCPGSTASGFHERTGMADSKLLKGKKMMDAQTVAEIGFHGLMKGKTIVIPGFMNKLLAKSVRFVPRKLVTKIVRNMQEDK; encoded by the coding sequence ATGAACACAACACATCAAGGTCGGAGCAAAAAAACTGCTCTTATTACTGGAGCAGCCGGTGGAATTGGGTACGAATTAGCATGTATTTTTGCTGCTCATGATTACAATCTGGTCTTAGTAGACAGAAACGGGTTAAAGCTTGTAGAAATTGCGGGTAAATTCCAAGAGAAATTCGGAAATTTTGTCAAAACTATTGTTAAGGATTTATCTATATCAACAGCTCCTGATGAAATTTTCACTGAGTTGCAAAAAGCCGATATTAATGTTGATGTGCTGGTAAATAATGCTGGATTTGGTATCTATGGATTATTTCACGAAACAGACCTAGCTACTGAATTGGAAATGTTACAGGTAAATTTGGTGTGTCTCACCCATTTAACCAAGCTATTCGTGAAGCAGATGGTAAAGCAAGGTGAAGGTAAGATATTAAACGTCTCCTCGGCTGCTGCTTTTCAACCAGGGCCTTTAATGGCGGTTTATTTTGCTACTAAAGCTTATATCTTATCTTTTTCAGAAGCGATCGCTAATGAATTAGAAGGTACAGGTGTCACTGTGACAGTTCTTTGCCCAGGTTCAACCGCATCTGGCTTTCATGAACGTACCGGGATGGCTGACTCTAAGTTGCTCAAGGGCAAGAAGATGATGGATGCACAAACAGTAGCCGAAATTGGTTTTCACGGCTTAATGAAGGGTAAAACCATTGTCATTCCTGGTTTTATGAATAAACTACTTGCAAAAAGCGTCAGATTTGTACCTAGAAAGTTGGTGACAAAAATTGTGAGAAATATGCAGGAAGATAAATAA
- a CDS encoding PfaB family protein: MEKIAIIALSCLFPDAKNPEEYWQNIVNQKDSTSSATVEEIGVDPTIFHNPVKGTPDKTYSLKGGYIRNFQFNPSEYNLPSEFVAGLDNTFKWSLYAAKQAIVNSGYWGNQTVLAKCGVILGNLSFPTKLSNQLFSPIYQKAIAPAVRELLQYEDFDLAALPSATKASLYNAMISGLPASIIAQALSLSQINLCLDAACSSSFYAIKLASHYLWSHKADVMLAGAISCADSLFVRMLFSGVQGYAENGISRPLDKSSRGLIPADGVGMVMLKRYSDAVRDGDNILATICGNGLSNDGKGKHLLSPNPKGQVLAFERAYNEAKFSPKTIDYLECHATGTLLGDTTEFNSIETFFGQHQAAPLVGSAKANTGHLLTAAGMVGLTKVILSMSHGVIPATMNVSEPLTSEKGTISADKIVRTATVWPNNNAPIQRAAISAFGFGGTNSHLILEQGNTTQSVESTPPVPLTKVAIVGMDAFFGNCNGLDAFERSIYDGTQHFTSLPPQRWHGIENQESILKEYGLTDGKAPLGAYIKDFEIDTLSCKIPPNEIEKLNPQQLLLLKVSDRAVKDAKLQEGGNVAVIVAAETEFSVHQLQQRWNLSWQVKDGLLNQGISLPTEQLSQLETIIKDSIHQPVEIGEYVSHIANIMASRISALWNFTGPAFTVSAGENSALKALEVAQMLLATGEVDAVVVGAVDLAGGVENVLFRSQFAPINTGVNTLGYDQQANGWTVGEGAGAVVLKRYEAAKEDNERIYAVIDAMSFAQGNSTLSDALVKPDASAISDVCKQAFQMAEIQPTEVNYVEVFGSGVPQEDEAEITGLLQAYPKVGNGLHCALGSVKSNIGHTYTASGIASLIKTALCLYYRYIPATPKWSGVKTPQVWEGSPFYVAMESRPWFVDKGGTRRIAAINSMGIDGSYAHLILSEEPSQEERDNRYLQQMPFHLFPIAVSDRTTIPDLLNNLQHTIEASSSLSATASETFATFQQHSHPKYVLSITGRNTKDLLKEIESARKGVNNAFENGTDWQTPLGSYFTAKPLGKTGAVAYVYPAAVNSYIGIGRSVFRLFPKVFEDLKSNNLYNRAADVEKLVYPRSLPKLTTRQLETLEKQLLDDSLAMFESEIAFARYMTAIFRDDFKVKPQSVFGYSLGETSMMVAQGVWSDFEGGSNTLNSSPLFGDKLSGPKNAVREYWGLTDSSNNNLWNTYVLMATPSQVRECLKHENRVYLTQINTPEEVLIAGDDAACKRVIATLGCNAFPAPFDHVIHCEAMRSQYEEIKKVNTLPSQNLPGIVFYSAADYQPIVLESDTIAHNIAKGLCQELDFPQLVNRVYGDGVKIFLEAGAGNVCSRWIDKILGNQEHITVSLNRRGMDDHAAMVKALAKLLSHQVNVDLSPLYNKAQGTANQNKATLRTVTLGGKAISATILTEENRKLVEDFAGDLRSERFKIQHPTIPNIQQSEITDSLNTSNQITQEENYSPNILPQPEEVKPKNIIDNVFEPREQLQSSESSAIRQPIPVSFPPVRTQKISSIISMFDLNKTQYQKLNANNSKITKAHTAFLQARQDYSQQMSEIIQLQLACAQNLLNEES; the protein is encoded by the coding sequence GTGGAAAAAATAGCTATCATCGCATTATCATGCCTATTTCCCGATGCCAAAAACCCTGAAGAATACTGGCAAAACATCGTTAATCAAAAAGATTCGACATCCTCTGCAACCGTCGAAGAAATCGGAGTAGATCCGACAATATTTCACAATCCAGTTAAAGGTACACCAGACAAAACCTATTCCCTCAAAGGCGGTTACATCCGCAACTTCCAGTTTAATCCATCTGAATATAATCTACCATCAGAATTTGTTGCTGGTTTAGATAACACCTTCAAATGGTCATTGTATGCAGCTAAACAAGCAATTGTAAACAGTGGTTATTGGGGTAATCAAACTGTCCTGGCAAAATGCGGCGTAATTTTAGGTAATTTGTCGTTCCCGACAAAATTATCTAATCAATTATTCTCTCCAATATACCAGAAAGCGATCGCACCTGCTGTCAGAGAACTTTTGCAGTATGAAGACTTTGATTTAGCTGCTTTACCAAGTGCAACTAAAGCGTCTTTATACAATGCGATGATATCTGGTTTACCAGCATCTATCATTGCTCAAGCACTATCTCTATCCCAGATTAATTTATGTCTGGATGCTGCTTGTTCATCATCATTTTACGCGATTAAACTAGCATCTCATTACTTATGGTCACACAAAGCTGATGTCATGTTAGCTGGAGCCATAAGTTGTGCAGATTCCCTATTCGTGCGGATGTTATTTTCCGGTGTTCAAGGGTATGCAGAAAACGGCATCAGCCGCCCATTAGATAAATCCTCTAGAGGGCTAATTCCCGCCGATGGTGTGGGGATGGTGATGCTGAAAAGATATTCTGACGCTGTTAGAGATGGTGATAATATTCTCGCCACTATCTGCGGTAATGGACTCTCGAATGATGGCAAAGGTAAGCATTTATTGAGTCCAAATCCTAAAGGACAAGTCCTAGCATTTGAACGAGCCTATAATGAGGCGAAATTTAGTCCTAAAACCATCGATTATCTAGAGTGTCACGCCACAGGCACATTGCTAGGAGATACAACCGAATTCAATTCTATAGAAACATTCTTTGGTCAACATCAAGCTGCACCCCTGGTAGGTTCTGCTAAAGCAAATACAGGTCACTTGCTAACTGCTGCTGGCATGGTTGGCTTGACTAAAGTGATTTTGAGTATGTCGCATGGTGTAATTCCAGCAACCATGAATGTTTCGGAACCTTTAACATCAGAAAAAGGTACAATTTCCGCCGATAAAATTGTTAGAACAGCTACGGTATGGCCGAATAATAACGCACCAATTCAACGGGCAGCTATTAGCGCTTTTGGTTTTGGTGGCACTAATTCTCATCTGATTTTAGAACAAGGAAATACAACACAATCAGTTGAATCAACTCCACCTGTTCCACTTACCAAAGTCGCTATTGTTGGCATGGATGCCTTTTTTGGTAACTGCAATGGTTTAGATGCTTTTGAACGCAGCATTTATGATGGGACACAGCATTTTACTTCTCTACCGCCTCAAAGATGGCATGGGATAGAAAATCAAGAAAGTATCCTAAAAGAGTACGGTTTAACAGACGGGAAAGCACCATTAGGGGCATATATCAAGGATTTTGAAATCGATACTTTATCGTGCAAAATCCCACCGAATGAGATAGAAAAGCTAAACCCACAACAATTGTTGCTTTTGAAAGTTAGCGATCGCGCCGTGAAAGATGCGAAACTACAGGAGGGTGGCAATGTGGCAGTTATTGTCGCCGCCGAGACAGAATTTTCCGTACATCAGCTACAGCAAAGATGGAATTTATCTTGGCAAGTTAAAGACGGCTTACTCAACCAAGGAATTTCACTACCCACTGAACAGCTTTCCCAACTCGAAACCATCATCAAAGATAGCATTCACCAACCTGTAGAAATCGGCGAATATGTGAGTCATATCGCCAACATCATGGCCAGCCGGATTTCGGCTTTGTGGAATTTCACTGGCCCTGCATTCACCGTCAGCGCTGGCGAAAATTCCGCCCTCAAAGCGTTGGAAGTTGCCCAAATGCTACTCGCTACAGGGGAAGTTGATGCAGTGGTTGTTGGTGCGGTAGATTTAGCCGGTGGTGTAGAAAACGTTTTATTCCGCAGCCAATTTGCACCAATTAATACGGGTGTCAATACCTTGGGTTATGACCAACAAGCTAATGGCTGGACGGTTGGCGAAGGTGCGGGTGCTGTCGTCCTGAAGCGCTACGAAGCTGCTAAAGAAGATAATGAACGCATCTATGCAGTAATTGATGCTATGAGTTTCGCACAAGGTAATTCTACTTTGAGTGACGCTTTGGTAAAACCTGATGCTTCAGCTATCAGTGATGTCTGCAAACAAGCCTTCCAGATGGCTGAGATTCAACCCACAGAGGTTAACTATGTGGAAGTCTTCGGTAGCGGCGTTCCCCAGGAGGATGAAGCGGAAATCACAGGTTTACTCCAAGCTTATCCGAAAGTGGGCAATGGTTTGCATTGTGCATTAGGCAGCGTTAAATCCAATATCGGCCACACCTATACAGCATCGGGAATTGCTAGCTTAATCAAAACCGCTCTCTGTCTTTATTACAGGTATATTCCCGCCACACCCAAATGGTCTGGTGTCAAAACACCGCAAGTATGGGAAGGTAGTCCTTTCTATGTGGCAATGGAATCAAGACCTTGGTTTGTCGATAAAGGCGGCACACGCAGAATAGCAGCAATTAATAGCATGGGTATAGATGGCAGTTACGCCCATTTAATCTTGTCGGAGGAACCCAGCCAAGAGGAGCGCGATAACAGATATTTGCAACAAATGCCTTTTCATCTGTTTCCTATCGCAGTTAGCGATCGCACCACCATTCCAGATTTACTCAACAATCTCCAACATACCATAGAAGCGAGTTCTTCTTTATCAGCTACCGCCAGCGAGACATTCGCTACTTTTCAACAGCATTCTCATCCAAAATACGTCTTATCAATTACAGGACGTAACACAAAAGATTTACTCAAAGAAATTGAATCTGCCCGCAAAGGTGTAAATAATGCTTTTGAAAACGGCACAGATTGGCAAACACCACTAGGTAGTTATTTTACTGCAAAACCATTAGGTAAAACTGGAGCAGTTGCTTATGTTTACCCCGCAGCAGTCAATTCTTATATTGGCATTGGTCGCAGCGTCTTCCGCTTATTTCCGAAAGTTTTCGAGGACTTAAAAAGTAACAACCTCTACAACCGGGCTGCTGATGTTGAAAAGCTAGTTTATCCCAGAAGCTTACCTAAATTGACAACCAGGCAACTAGAAACTCTCGAAAAGCAATTGTTAGATGATTCACTGGCAATGTTTGAAAGTGAAATCGCCTTTGCTAGATACATGACAGCAATTTTCCGAGATGATTTTAAAGTCAAGCCGCAATCTGTATTTGGGTATAGCTTGGGTGAAACTAGCATGATGGTTGCCCAAGGAGTTTGGAGTGATTTTGAGGGTGGAAGTAATACCTTAAATTCATCACCTTTATTTGGCGATAAATTATCTGGGCCAAAAAATGCTGTACGTGAATATTGGGGATTAACCGATTCCTCAAACAACAATCTTTGGAATACCTATGTTCTCATGGCTACTCCATCGCAAGTTAGAGAATGCCTGAAACACGAGAACCGCGTCTACTTAACTCAAATCAACACACCAGAGGAAGTGTTAATTGCTGGTGATGATGCCGCCTGTAAGCGAGTGATTGCAACTTTAGGTTGCAATGCTTTCCCCGCACCCTTCGACCATGTGATACATTGTGAAGCGATGCGATCGCAGTACGAGGAAATCAAGAAGGTAAACACCTTACCATCGCAAAATCTTCCCGGTATTGTGTTTTATTCTGCCGCCGATTATCAACCGATTGTACTTGAAAGTGATACCATTGCCCACAACATCGCCAAAGGATTGTGCCAAGAACTTGATTTTCCGCAATTAGTGAATCGTGTCTACGGCGATGGAGTCAAAATATTTCTCGAAGCCGGTGCAGGTAATGTCTGTTCACGATGGATTGATAAAATTCTCGGCAACCAAGAACATATCACAGTCTCTCTGAATCGTAGAGGGATGGATGACCATGCTGCAATGGTCAAAGCATTAGCAAAACTACTCAGTCATCAGGTGAACGTGGATTTATCACCACTGTACAACAAAGCTCAAGGAACAGCTAATCAAAACAAAGCAACATTGAGAACAGTTACCTTGGGTGGAAAAGCAATTTCTGCTACAATTTTGACCGAAGAAAATCGCAAACTTGTTGAAGATTTTGCTGGGGATCTTAGGAGTGAACGTTTCAAAATACAGCATCCAACTATACCTAACATCCAACAATCTGAAATCACAGATTCTCTTAATACTTCCAACCAAATAACCCAAGAAGAGAATTACTCCCCTAACATCTTGCCTCAGCCAGAAGAAGTAAAACCGAAAAATATCATTGATAACGTTTTTGAACCGAGAGAACAATTACAATCTTCTGAGTCAAGCGCAATTAGACAGCCAATTCCTGTTTCTTTCCCACCCGTAAGAACTCAAAAAATTAGTAGCATCATCAGCATGTTCGATTTAAATAAGACCCAGTATCAAAAGCTCAATGCTAATAATTCCAAGATAACCAAAGCACACACAGCCTTCTTACAAGCTAGACAAGATTACAGTCAACAAATGAGCGAAATCATTCAATTACAACTAGCTTGCGCCCAAAACTTGCTCAACGAAGAATCTTAA